A window from Telopea speciosissima isolate NSW1024214 ecotype Mountain lineage chromosome 8, Tspe_v1, whole genome shotgun sequence encodes these proteins:
- the LOC122670946 gene encoding transcription termination factor 1, mitochondrial-like isoform X2, which translates to MFSFCSRKFFRIKWSGDLSTFFLLIRNSSLRFSSNATEQSSLTVDYLIKRCGLTQESALKASQRINIKSTTNADWVRALLDSYGLPKSCISKLISNHPAVLSGNPKKILEPKIEYFLNMGMTVPDLAKIFSKDPSILAGASLTNQIIPSMEFLRSFLNDGKNIALVLSRLRWNTGFQRLMEPNIELLRNQGVPEPVISKLVIICPQALTLKQPRFNEAVLKAKEMGFDPSSLMFVHAIRTLSQMNTTLETKLEVFRNFGWSEDEILCMFRKQPYCLTRSEKILRIRLDFFMNKLSLTAAEITTNPVVLLLSMEKRTVPRCSVIQVLLSQGLMKKQSIGSALLMNDARFLENFVRKYHQELPQLLQEYKRNME; encoded by the exons ATGTTTAGCTTCTGTAGCAGAAAGTTTTTTCGTATAAAGTGGTCTGGTGATTTATCAacatttttccttctcattcGAAACTCATCTCTTAGGTTTAGTTCAAATGCCACAGAACAGTCGTCTCTCACGGTAGATTACCTCATAAAAAGATGTGGGTTAACCCAAGAATCTGCTCTTAAAGCATCCCAAAGGATTAATATCAAATCCACCACAAATGCAGATTGGGTTCGCGCCCTCCTAGACAGCTATGGATTACCTAAATCCTGTATCTCGAAGCTAATCAGCAACCACCCAGCAGTACTCTCTGGGAATCCTAAGAAAATCTTGGAACCCAAGATTGAATATTTCTTAAATATGGGGATGACAGTTCCCGACCTTGCAAAGATTTTCTCTAAGGACCCAAGCATACTAGCGGGTGCCAGTTTGACAAACCAAATTATTCCTTCCATGGAGTTCCTTAGGAGTTTCCTTAACGATGGTAAGAATATTGCTTTGGTCTTGAGTCGGTTGAGGTGGAATACGGGGTTTCAAAGACTAATGGAACCCAATATTGAGTTGTTGCGAAACCAGGGGGTGCCGGAACCTGTGATTTCAAAACTAGTTATAATATGCCCTCAAGCACTTACTTTGAAACAACCTCGGTTTAATGAGGCTGTCCTGAAAGCCAAGGAAATGGGTTTTGACCCCTCAAGTTTGATGTTTGTCCATGCCATACGCACGCTGTCACAGATGAATACTACGTTGGAAACAAAACTGGAGGTTTTTAGGAATTTTGGATGGTCTGAGGATGAGATTCTGTGCATGTTCAGAAAACAACCCTATTGTTTGACTCGCTCGGAGAAAATTCTTAGGATACGATTGGATTTCTTCATGAACAAACTGAGTTTGACTGCTGCGGAAATTACCACAAACCCTGTTGTTTTGCTTCTTAGCATGGAGAAGAGAACTGTTCCAAG GTGTTCTGTTATTCAAGTTCTTCTCTCCCAGGGTCTAATGAAGAAACAAAGTATTGGTTCTGCACTGCTAATGAATGATGCGAGGTTTTTGGAAAACTTTGTTAGGAAATATCACCAGGAGCTACCTCAGCTGTTGCAGGAGTACAAACGTAACATGGAATGA
- the LOC122670946 gene encoding uncharacterized protein LOC122670946 isoform X1 encodes MFSFCSRKFFRIKWSGDLSTFFLLIRNSSLRFNSNATEQPSLTIDYLMNRCGLTQESALKTSQRINIKSTTKADSVLALLNSYGLPKPCISKLITNYPTVLSANPKKTLEPKIEYFSNIGISGPDLARIISKDPTILANASLRNKIIPSMEFLRSFLHDGKSIALALSRLRWNRGFQRMMEPNIEILRNQGVSESGISKLIILCPQLLTWKQPQFNDVVLQAKEMGCDPSRMMFIYAVRTLSQMSKTTLEAKLEVYRSFGWSEDEILCMFRKQPYCLARSEKILRMQLDFFINKLSWTAAEVAKIPVILNFSLEKRNVPRCSVIQVLLSQGLMKKQSIGSALLMNDARFLENFVRKYHQELPQLLQEYKRNME; translated from the exons ATGTTTAGCTTCTGTAGCAGAAAGTTTTTTCGTATAAAGTGGTCTGGTGATTTATCAacatttttccttctcattcGAAACTCATCTCTTAG GTTTAATTCAAATGCCACAGAACAACCGTCTCTCACAATAGATTATCTCATGAACAGATGTGGGTTAACCCAAGAATCTGCTCTTAAAACCTCCCAAAGGATTAATATCAAATCCACCACAAAAGCAGATTCGGTTCTCGCACTCCTAAACAGCTATGGATTACCCAAACCCTGTATCTCAAAGTTAATCACCAACTACCCAACAGTACTCTCTGCGAATCCTAAGAAAACCTTGGAACCCAAGATTGAATATTTCTCTAATATAGGGATTTCAGGCCCCGACCTGGCAAGGATCATCTCTAAGGACCCAACCATACTAGCGAATGCCAGTTTGAGAAACAAAATTATTCCTTCAATGGAGTTCCTTAGGAGTTTCCTTCACGATGGTAAGAGTATTGCTCTGGCCTTGAGTCGGTTGAGGTGGAATCGGGGGTTTCAAAGAATGATGGAACCTAATATTGAGATCTTGAGAAATCAGGGAGTGTCGGAATCTGGGATTTCAAAACTAATTATACTATGTCCTCAATTACTTACATGGAAACAACCTCAATTTAATGATGTTGTCCTGcaagccaaggaaatgggatgtGATCCCTCAAGGATGATGTTTATCTATGCTGTCCGCACGCTGTCACAGATGAGTAAGACTACGTTGGAAGCGAAACTGGAGGTTTATAGGAGTTTTGGATGGTCGGAGGATGAGATTCTGTGCATGTTCAGAAAACAACCATATTGTCTGGCTCGCTCAGAGAAAATTCTTAGGATGCAATTGGATTTCTTCATAAACAAACTGAGTTGGACTGCAGCTGAAGTTGCCAAGATCCCAGTTATTTTAAATTTCAGCTTGGAGAAGAGAAATGTTCCAAGGTGTTCTGTTATTCAAGTTCTTCTCTCCCAGGGTCTAATGAAGAAACAAAGTATTGGTTCTGCACTGCTAATGAATGATGCGAGGTTTTTGGAAAACTTTGTTAGGAAATATCACCAGGAGCTACCTCAGCTGTTGCAGGAGTACAAACGTAACATGGAATGA